From the genome of Ralstonia insidiosa:
CTTCGGGCCGATGTTGTCCAGCGGCGAGAGCCGCCCCATCAGCACGAAGTATTGGCCGCGATACGTGAGTGTCTGCTCAATCATCATCTGATCGGCGGGTGTTTCCACCACGCATAGCACAGACGCATCACGGCGCGAATCCAGGCAGGTTTCGCAGACTTCCTGCTCGGTAAAGGTGTTGCAGCGGCTGCAGTGTTGGATCGATTCGGTGGCCTCCCTCAGCGCCTGCGCCAGGCGCTCCGCACCATCACGATCATGCTGCAGCAGGTAGTACGCCATGCGCTGCGCAGACTTCGGACCGACGCCCGGCAGTACGCGCAGGGCCTCGACCAGCATCTGCAGCGCCGATGGCGTGCCCGAACCGCCGCGCGTCATGCCTGCTCCCAAACCAGCGTATGGTGCAGCACTTCCGGCATCGGATCGTAGAAGTGATGCAGCAGTGCGCGCCAGCGCTGGTACTCGGCCGACTGCCGGAAACCCACGGTGTGGTCTTCCAGCGTCTGCCACTGCACCAGCAACAGGTAGTCGCCAGGCTTTTCCACGCAGCGTGACAGCGTCAGCGAAATAAAGCCCTGCATTGCACCGATGATGTGACGGGCCTCGCCAAAAGCCGCCTCGAAGGCGGCTTCCTGGCCGGGCTTGACGTGCAGCAGCGCAGATTCCAGCACCATGGCGCGATCCTAATCAGCGTAACCTTTAGGGCGTGACCTTAGAACGGCAGCTTGAAGCCCGGCGGCAGCATGCTTGCCATGCCACCCAGACCCGACGTGAGCGAGCCCATCTTCTCTTGCGTGGTGGCCTCGGCCTTGCGCACGGCGTCGTTGAACGCAGCGGCGACCAGATCTTCCAGCAGTTCCTTGTCTTCGCCTTCGGCCACCAGGCTCGGGTCGATCGACACGCGCTTCACGTCATTCTTGCAGGTC
Proteins encoded in this window:
- a CDS encoding antibiotic biosynthesis monooxygenase family protein, yielding MVLESALLHVKPGQEAAFEAAFGEARHIIGAMQGFISLTLSRCVEKPGDYLLLVQWQTLEDHTVGFRQSAEYQRWRALLHHFYDPMPEVLHHTLVWEQA
- the recR gene encoding recombination mediator RecR; the encoded protein is MTRGGSGTPSALQMLVEALRVLPGVGPKSAQRMAYYLLQHDRDGAERLAQALREATESIQHCSRCNTFTEQEVCETCLDSRRDASVLCVVETPADQMMIEQTLTYRGQYFVLMGRLSPLDNIGPKEIHLERLLARATDPALGGPCTEVILATNFTSEGEATAHYIGEMLKARGIKATRLARGVPVGGELEYVDAGTIARAVLDRRQL
- a CDS encoding YbaB/EbfC family nucleoid-associated protein; the encoded protein is MMKGQIAGLMKQAQQMQENMKKAQEALALIEVEGVSGAGLVKVVMTCKNDVKRVSIDPSLVAEGEDKELLEDLVAAAFNDAVRKAEATTQEKMGSLTSGLGGMASMLPPGFKLPF